The proteins below come from a single Paracoccus sp. SCSIO 75233 genomic window:
- a CDS encoding carbon-phosphorus lyase complex subunit PhnI yields MYVAVKGGERAIDAAHDWLERARRGPDDLPALDTAQIREQLAVGVARVMAEGSLYDPDLAALAMKQARGDMIEAVFLIRAYRTTLPRFGASEPVDTAQMLVKRRVSATFKDAPGGQILGPTFDYTHRLLDFRLMADGELPAGENATDGAEQPEVPHILSFLNRDGLIEEAARDDTTPPDLTREPMELPADRPLRLQALARGDEGFLLGLAYSTQRGYARNHAFVGELRIGVVSVEVDIPELGFAIELGEVELTECETVNQFKGSKTEPAQFTRGYGLSFGQTERKAISMALVDRALRWEELGEDNQGAPAQDQEFVLSHCDNIQATGFLEHIKLPHYVDFQAELELVRRLRAGAEQEAAE; encoded by the coding sequence ATGTATGTCGCCGTAAAAGGGGGCGAGCGCGCGATTGACGCCGCCCATGACTGGCTGGAACGCGCCCGTCGCGGGCCGGACGATCTGCCGGCGCTTGATACCGCGCAGATCCGCGAACAGCTTGCCGTCGGGGTGGCGCGGGTGATGGCGGAGGGCTCGCTTTATGATCCCGACCTTGCCGCGCTGGCGATGAAGCAGGCGCGTGGAGATATGATCGAGGCGGTCTTTCTGATCCGCGCCTATCGCACCACCTTGCCGCGCTTCGGTGCGTCGGAGCCGGTCGATACCGCGCAGATGCTGGTGAAACGCCGGGTCAGCGCCACGTTCAAGGATGCGCCGGGCGGCCAGATCCTCGGGCCGACTTTTGACTATACGCACCGCCTGCTGGATTTCCGGCTGATGGCGGATGGTGAACTGCCCGCCGGTGAAAACGCCACTGACGGGGCGGAGCAGCCTGAGGTGCCGCATATCCTGTCCTTCCTGAACCGCGACGGCCTGATCGAGGAAGCGGCACGGGACGACACCACCCCGCCCGATCTGACGCGCGAGCCGATGGAACTGCCCGCAGACCGTCCTTTGCGGCTGCAAGCCCTCGCACGCGGGGACGAAGGCTTCCTGCTGGGCCTCGCCTATTCCACGCAGCGCGGCTATGCCCGCAACCACGCCTTTGTCGGGGAATTGCGGATCGGTGTGGTTTCGGTCGAGGTCGATATTCCCGAACTGGGTTTTGCCATCGAACTGGGCGAGGTCGAGCTGACCGAATGCGAGACGGTGAACCAGTTCAAGGGCTCGAAAACCGAACCGGCGCAATTCACGCGCGGCTACGGTCTCAGCTTCGGCCAGACGGAGCGCAAGGCGATCTCCATGGCTTTGGTCGACCGGGCGCTTCGCTGGGAAGAATTGGGTGAGGATAATCAGGGCGCGCCGGCGCAGGATCAGGAATTCGTGCTGTCGCATTGCGACAATATTCAGGCAACCGGGTTCCTCGAACATATCAAGCTGCCGCATTACGTCGATTTCCAGGCCGAGCTGGAGCTGGTCCGGCGTCTGCGGGCGGGCGCAGAGCAGGAGGCTGCGGAATGA
- the phnH gene encoding phosphonate C-P lyase system protein PhnH, which translates to MTDLSGGFTDPPVQAATAFRGILNVMARPGEIAEVAGHHGPAPLSDAAAAVLLTLVDRTTKLHLAASHDNADMRQWLAFHCGAPLVDAGEAEFALGDWASLMPLDRFAIGTPEYPDRAATLIVDGHDFDAAPATLRGPGIKDTADLALPEREAFVANHARFPLGWDAIFCGGTRIAALPRSTEIS; encoded by the coding sequence ATGACCGATCTGTCCGGAGGTTTCACCGATCCGCCGGTTCAGGCTGCGACCGCGTTTCGCGGCATTCTGAACGTCATGGCCCGGCCGGGCGAGATTGCTGAGGTTGCGGGTCATCACGGCCCCGCCCCGCTGTCAGATGCCGCTGCCGCTGTGCTGCTGACACTGGTGGACCGCACCACGAAACTGCATCTGGCCGCGAGCCACGACAATGCGGATATGCGGCAATGGCTGGCCTTCCACTGCGGCGCGCCACTGGTCGATGCGGGAGAGGCCGAATTCGCGCTTGGCGACTGGGCCTCGCTGATGCCGCTGGATCGCTTCGCCATCGGCACGCCGGAGTATCCCGACCGTGCCGCGACGCTGATCGTCGACGGCCATGATTTCGACGCCGCTCCCGCCACGCTTCGCGGGCCGGGGATCAAGGACACAGCAGATCTCGCCCTGCCGGAGCGGGAGGCGTTCGTCGCCAACCATGCCCGCTTCCCGCTGGGATGGGACGCGATTTTCTGCGGCGGCACTCGCATCGCCGCTCTGCCCAGATCGACGGAGATTTCCTGA
- the phnG gene encoding phosphonate C-P lyase system protein PhnG, which translates to MAGTMSPESSDEFRKAALGLLARAPAKRLAELITEPPAHDYLRAPEIGTVMVRGRAGGTGAAFNLGEMTVTRASVRLSGSGTVGHGYVQGRDKAHARNAALVDAMLQDDADEVETAILAPLRAEENARRAATATEAARTRVEFFTLVRGEDE; encoded by the coding sequence ATGGCAGGAACAATGTCACCTGAATCTTCAGATGAATTTCGAAAAGCCGCGCTCGGACTGCTCGCGCGCGCACCGGCGAAGAGATTGGCCGAATTGATCACAGAGCCGCCCGCGCATGATTATCTGCGCGCGCCGGAAATCGGGACCGTGATGGTGCGGGGCCGGGCAGGGGGAACGGGGGCTGCGTTCAATCTGGGCGAGATGACCGTCACCCGCGCCTCGGTCCGGCTGAGCGGCAGCGGCACGGTCGGGCATGGATATGTGCAGGGGCGCGACAAGGCCCATGCCCGCAATGCCGCGCTCGTCGATGCAATGTTGCAGGACGATGCCGATGAGGTCGAGACCGCGATCCTCGCACCCTTGCGGGCTGAGGAAAATGCCCGCCGTGCCGCAACCGCGACGGAGGCGGCCAGGACGCGGGTTGAATTTTTCACACTGGTCCGGGGGGAAGACGAATGA
- the phnF gene encoding phosphonate metabolism transcriptional regulator PhnF has translation MSLWQSIADTLRAEIARGMWRPGTRLPPEAELAARFGVNRHTLRHATKVLADEGLLYSRRGAGVFVSAAPVEYKLGEKAQFHRNIELAGRVPNRRIDSVVTRSCDTAEAQGLQIAAGAPVHVAEGVASVDHRPVAIFRAVFPADMLPDLPKVLSGEGSITRALAQSGVPEYKRATTRLKATIADEAQAARLQIDPGGPLLRTEAVNIAKGRPVERSIVWWASERVTMVLDNQDS, from the coding sequence ATGAGTCTATGGCAGAGCATTGCAGATACGCTGCGCGCCGAGATCGCGCGTGGCATGTGGCGTCCCGGCACAAGGCTGCCCCCCGAGGCAGAGCTTGCGGCCCGTTTTGGCGTGAATCGCCACACGTTGCGCCACGCAACGAAGGTGCTGGCTGACGAGGGCCTGTTGTATTCGCGCCGGGGTGCCGGGGTCTTCGTCTCCGCCGCACCTGTCGAGTACAAGCTGGGCGAGAAAGCGCAGTTTCACCGCAATATCGAGCTGGCGGGGCGTGTGCCGAACCGGCGGATCGATTCGGTCGTCACCCGAAGCTGTGACACAGCCGAGGCACAGGGGTTGCAGATCGCCGCAGGCGCGCCGGTGCATGTGGCGGAAGGCGTGGCCAGCGTAGATCATCGCCCGGTCGCGATCTTCCGCGCGGTTTTCCCCGCCGATATGCTGCCCGATCTGCCGAAAGTGCTGTCCGGCGAGGGCTCCATCACCCGTGCCCTCGCCCAGAGCGGGGTGCCCGAATACAAACGCGCCACGACCCGGCTGAAGGCGACGATTGCGGACGAGGCGCAGGCGGCACGGCTTCAGATCGATCCCGGCGGGCCGCTGCTGCGCACCGAGGCCGTCAATATCGCGAAAGGCCGCCCGGTCGAGCGCAGCATCGTCTGGTGGGCGAGCGAGCGGGTGACGATGGTGCTCGACAATCAGGATTCGTAA
- a CDS encoding chloramphenicol acetyltransferase — protein MPKLSADTPFIPESAQVKASSFGRYCEVGDGARIMNSEFGDYSYCDRLADIANTTVGKFANIAALTRIGPTDHPMHTASLHHFIYRSEYYWDDAEADADFFAARAARRTSIGNDTWIGHGAIIKPELRIGHGAIVAAGAVVTHDVPDWMIVAGCPAKPLRRRFTEDIGERLMRLGWWDWDHQRLRQALPDFRSLPVAEFLDRYES, from the coding sequence ATGCCGAAACTCTCCGCAGATACGCCCTTCATCCCCGAAAGCGCGCAGGTGAAAGCTTCCAGCTTTGGCCGCTATTGCGAGGTTGGTGATGGCGCGCGGATCATGAACAGCGAATTTGGCGATTACAGCTATTGCGACCGGCTGGCGGATATTGCCAATACCACGGTCGGCAAATTCGCCAATATCGCCGCGCTGACCCGGATCGGGCCGACGGATCACCCGATGCACACCGCCAGCCTGCATCATTTCATCTATCGTTCCGAATATTACTGGGACGATGCCGAGGCGGATGCGGATTTCTTTGCCGCCCGCGCCGCGCGGCGGACATCTATCGGGAATGACACCTGGATCGGCCACGGTGCCATCATCAAGCCGGAACTGCGCATCGGCCACGGTGCCATCGTCGCGGCAGGGGCCGTGGTCACGCATGATGTGCCGGACTGGATGATCGTCGCCGGTTGCCCGGCGAAACCGCTGCGCCGCCGCTTTACCGAAGACATTGGCGAACGGCTGATGCGGCTTGGTTGGTGGGACTGGGATCATCAGCGGCTGCGGCAGGCCCTGCCCGATTTCCGCAGCCTGCCCGTGGCGGAGTTCCTCGACCGTTACGAATCCTGA